A genomic stretch from Sinorhizobium terangae includes:
- a CDS encoding MotA/TolQ/ExbB proton channel family protein gives MTKLNLSGWNGRESVEENYNPHKLSSPMPYFWTMVLFLIIVGFVAAILFRQAREAFAGNPGLNGLILGVLLIGILLAFNHVLGLRPEVRWFNSFRAAGSADKVGRDPVLLAPMRSLIGGRQTTAISTIALRSILDSIATRLDESRDITRYLAGLLVFLGLLGTFWGLLGTIGSINTVIQSLDAGTGSTEDLLSSLKNGLSAPLTGMGTAFSASLFGLSGSLIVGFLDLQAGRAQNRFYTELENWLSSVTDVGSGISSPISIAAEPPIEELRRLADQLTRLNQEGGANQRTTAAMASLAEGIQGLVKNMRGEQQMLRDWIEAQQEEAKAMRKTLDKLTSRIGQAERIAVHGDKSIAQFRRVDESGGD, from the coding sequence ATGACGAAACTCAATCTGTCCGGATGGAACGGTCGGGAGAGCGTGGAAGAGAACTATAATCCGCACAAGCTTTCGAGCCCCATGCCCTATTTCTGGACGATGGTCCTTTTCCTGATCATCGTTGGTTTCGTCGCCGCCATTCTCTTCAGGCAGGCCCGTGAAGCCTTCGCCGGCAATCCAGGCCTCAATGGGCTCATTCTCGGCGTCCTGCTCATCGGCATCCTGCTCGCCTTCAATCACGTCCTGGGCCTGAGGCCGGAGGTCCGCTGGTTCAACTCCTTTCGTGCCGCCGGAAGCGCCGACAAGGTCGGACGCGACCCGGTCCTGCTCGCGCCGATGCGGTCACTGATCGGCGGTCGCCAGACGACCGCGATTTCCACAATCGCGTTGCGCTCGATTCTCGATTCCATTGCCACGCGTCTCGATGAGTCGCGCGACATAACCCGCTATCTCGCCGGCCTTCTGGTCTTCCTCGGCCTGCTCGGGACCTTTTGGGGCCTGCTCGGCACGATCGGTTCGATCAACACGGTGATCCAGTCCCTGGACGCCGGTACCGGCAGCACGGAAGATTTGCTGAGCTCCCTGAAGAACGGCCTGTCCGCGCCGCTCACGGGCATGGGAACGGCCTTTTCCGCTTCGCTCTTCGGGCTTTCCGGATCGCTGATCGTGGGGTTTCTCGATCTGCAGGCCGGCCGCGCCCAGAACCGCTTTTACACGGAACTCGAAAACTGGCTTTCCTCGGTGACCGACGTCGGTTCGGGAATCTCCTCGCCGATCAGCATTGCCGCGGAGCCGCCCATCGAAGAGCTGCGCCGGCTGGCCGATCAGCTCACGCGGCTCAATCAGGAGGGTGGTGCAAATCAGCGCACGACGGCCGCAATGGCCTCATTGGCCGAGGGCATCCAGGGGCTCGTCAAGAATATGCGCGGCGAGCAGCAGATGCTCAGAGACTGGATCGAAGCGCAGCAGGAGGAAGCGAAGGCGATGCGCAAGACGCTCGACAAGCTGACGTCGCGGATCGGCCAAGCCGAGAGGATCGCGGTGCATGGCGACAAATCGATTGCGCAGTTCCGCCGCGTAGACGAGAGCGGAGGCGACTGA
- a CDS encoding inositol monophosphatase family protein, translated as MARSALLNVMVQAAFKAGKSLARDFGEVQNLQVSLKGPSDYVSQADRKAERIIREELLKARPTYGFLGEEGEEIKGTDGAHRWIVDPLDGTTNFLHGIPHFAVSIGLERQGEIVAAVVFNPATDELYTAEKGGGAFLNDRRLRVGARKNLSDAVIATGTPHLGRGNHGKYLIELRHVMGEVAGIRRFGSAALDLAYVAAGRYDGYWERDLAAWDIAAGILLIREAGGWATDVDGGSKPLEDGSVVCGNEYIAKALRDVIHRPVPAK; from the coding sequence ATGGCCCGTTCTGCCCTTCTCAATGTCATGGTCCAGGCCGCCTTCAAGGCCGGCAAGTCGCTGGCGCGCGATTTCGGCGAAGTGCAGAACCTCCAGGTCTCGCTGAAGGGACCGAGCGACTATGTTTCCCAGGCCGACCGCAAGGCCGAACGGATCATCCGGGAAGAGCTGTTGAAGGCGAGGCCGACCTATGGCTTCCTCGGCGAAGAAGGCGAGGAAATCAAGGGGACCGACGGCGCGCATCGCTGGATCGTCGACCCGCTCGACGGCACCACCAACTTCCTGCACGGCATCCCGCATTTTGCCGTTTCGATCGGGCTTGAGCGTCAGGGCGAAATCGTCGCTGCCGTCGTCTTCAATCCGGCAACGGATGAACTCTACACCGCAGAGAAGGGCGGTGGTGCCTTCCTCAACGATCGCCGGCTGCGCGTCGGCGCTCGCAAGAACCTTTCGGACGCCGTCATTGCCACCGGGACACCGCATCTCGGTCGCGGCAATCACGGCAAATATCTGATCGAACTTCGCCATGTCATGGGCGAAGTCGCCGGCATCCGGCGTTTCGGATCTGCCGCGCTCGATCTCGCCTACGTGGCCGCAGGCCGCTATGACGGCTATTGGGAGCGGGACCTTGCCGCGTGGGATATTGCGGCCGGCATCCTGCTCATCCGCGAAGCCGGCGGCTGGGCAACCGATGTCGACGGCGGCAGCAAGCCGCTCGAGGACGGCTCGGTCGTTTGCGGCAACGAATACATCGCCAAGGCGCTGCGTGACGTGATCCATCGCCCGGTTCCGGCGAAGTAG